A stretch of DNA from Castor canadensis chromosome 2, mCasCan1.hap1v2, whole genome shotgun sequence:
CACCCTAGCTGGGTGGTAGGTCTCAGTGACCGGCTGCCTGGTCACCCTCCTACCCGGATCCCCCCTCTGCTGGCCCAGCTGAGTGGTctgggaaggaacagggttttccAGTTCATTCACTAGCTCGTCCCACTGTCTGCTTTTGGGGTAGTGTCTAGGGCCAAGGTAAATGTCCTCAAAGCATAAAAATACAAAtcctgggatttttctttttttaaaagtctttggcAAGTCCTACAATCTTACTGAGCATATTTGGAAACTGAAGCTCAACTGTGGCACAGCTGGTCGATATGAGAGGTGGGACGAGATGTTTGGTCTCTTCCTTCTGATGCAGACCAAGAGGTCACTTAAGCCAGGAAAgccaaggaagaagaaaaggggcccagaaaaaaaaaaagaaagaaagaaagaaagaaaagaaaagagggaatcACACTGTAACACCCTGCCTCCCACACATTCCTTATTGGAGTGACTTTGGGTTTCGGCTAATGACACCTTGAAGAGCCAAACATCCAGAACCATGGGTTGCTGTGCAGAAATAAAGTTCATTCCTGCTTCCTGCTTGGCTATACAGTGGCAACAGGGTTTATGGGCAAGTTCAACATCTCTTCAACACTTAAgggcctttctctctctctctctctctctctctctctctctctctctctctctctttctctgtgtgtgtgtgtgtatatgtgtgtgtgttttaacatCTATAGGTAGAGCCTTCGTTTCCCACTCTGCCTACAGATTGGTGACGGGGATCTGATACAATTCAATCCTAGCCTCTGGGCAGTTCTGGTAGTTTTATGGGAGCTCCAATGAGGTCTGAAGCTAGAATGGAAATCCAGGTGGTTGCCAGGAAAGGAGTGTTATAGAGCACAGTCAGAATCTTTGGGGTGCTTCTCCTTACAGCACACCTCAGAGGAAGTCTCTGACAGAGGAATGTCCTGAGGCTCAGGACTCTCAGCCATGAACCGGTAGCGAGGGCTCAGGAGTTCCCCTTCTTCAGGACTCCACTTCAGCGTGAGGTCCTCTGCACTCTGATTGAAGAAAGCCTTCAGCCTATGGGGCTGCATCCTGTGGGCCACCACCATGACCAGGCCCAGCAGCACACACAGCAGTCCTGAAGATGAGGGCGACAAGTGTCTTGGTAACACCTTCCCAAGGACATCTTCTAGAAGCATCAGAACAACTTTGAAGGAGGCCTAGGTCCCTGCTTCAGGGCAACTGGGGCTCAAAGAGGTGACTAGCATAGCATTATATGACTGGAGTTGGGGAAATGGGGGCTCTGAAAATCAGGAGAGGAGGCATGGAAGGACATGAAAGTAGACAGTGGGATAGGAGAATGAAACTGTAGGACAGGACAATTTAGGGCTGTGTGAGGCAGGGACACATGAGGGTTTTAGGAATGGGTCATTGAGAAGGGTTGGGGGAAATGGGTGGGGACATGGAGCTGGAAGATTTGGGAAGGAGCTAGGTAAAGAAAGAGGGGATGAGGGACATTACAGAGACAGAAGATGTAGGGGAGCATGCACAtatgaggaaggagaggaagtggCACTGGGGAGAGAAAATTGGGAGATGAAGGATATAAGAGGGAGGGGGCTTTAGAGAGAGCAAAGGCATCTTGGCTCCTAGAGGCAGACCCTCAACCCTACCAACATCACAATTCCTGGCCCTCTCTTTCTGGCCCGGAGCCCTCCAGTAGCTCTCTTTCGGGTTAGGTCTTACCTGTGGTTAATGTGATCCAGAAGGCAGGGCCATGGTGAGTACGCAGCACAGCAGTGCCCAGGCGCAGGGGACAGTGTGCGCTGAATGATGTGGCCATGGAGAAGAAGAGCAGTGCCAACAACTGGAAGATGCCAGCAGCCAGCAGCATGTGACCACCGTAGATCAGCACAGGCATGGACAGCATCACATTGGCCAGCAGCCAGCAGAGGAATGCCACCCTGGAGACAGGATCCAGTGAGGATGGGCCCTGGTACCTATTCCTGCTGGGCAAGGCTAGAGTGACCTAGGTGGAGGTCCGGGGATCCAAAGATGCCCCAAATATGGGAAGGATTGATTCCTGCTCATAGGCTTCCCAACCAAGTACCATGGTGACTGATGCTACCCCTGCCACTCAGAATACCCACAGGAGTGGGGGATAGATGGTAGAAACCCTGGTCCTGACTCTAAGCTGGTCAGAAACATCTCACTCCCCTTCCCATGCTCACCACAGCATTGCTGAGGAATAGTGTCCTGCCAGGCGGTACTGGTTGTATAGACCACATGGGCTTCGAGGGGTGAACTTCTCTGCCAGGTAGAGCACGGGGTCTGGAAGCCCTTTCTCCAGAGCTTTTGTATACTCCTCAGCATAGTTCCCACCCAAGTGCCAGGTGAACTCTTCGTTGTAATTGATGGTCTCATTCAGTTGGTGCACTGGGATTCCTGGGGAACAAGGCAGCCATGCTCAGCCTAGATCCCAGAGCTGGAATTAAGCATTCACCCTGGTAGAGGCTCTCTCACACTGGGCAGAAGGCTAAGATCTGATCCCAGTTGAGAGAAGACCATCACCCCCAACACCCACACATTCTCCTAGCTCCAGTGCTACAGTTCTTTGGACCATACCAAAATAGATGCCACAGACATAGAGCAGAGccttctctccccccaccccctgacaCACACAgccctctctcacctgtgagtGTGATGTTGACTCCTCCAAGCCCGACCTGCAGCCCCACGTTGGCACTGATCCGCTCAGAACTGAAGGCTTTGTATGATGTGTTGGTGCTGACCTGACCCACAGACCACTCAGAACTGAAATTCACAGCTGGGGTGGGGAGTTGGATATTTGGGAACTCAGGGAGGTCTGGGCTTTACTAGGTTAGCAGAGCTTCAAGAACTCCATGTCTTTATTGGTCATAATTGTTTACCCATAAACTAGCCAAGGGTCTGGCTCACAGTAAGTCAGGCAACCATTGTTGTGGGATGAATAAATGGGTCAGAATCCAAGGTTTCCCTAGCCCACACTCTGCTTATGCCTCCCCTGCACCCCACTTAAGGACAGTCACTCAGGCAGCTGGGAGAGGAAGCATTAGCATAAATCATGATGGAAACAGCTAGCTTCACACagacttttcatttcttcttttttgcctaATCACCAAAGTCAAGCAAGCAGCCCTCCCCAATTTTCTCCACTCCTATCCCCAGTGACCTTCTGTTTATAGTCACTATGAcctaaataaaaatgtcaggaaAGTTGAGGAAATGAACCCGGCAAGATTTCCTGCACCTCTCTGGGCAAGGGTAAGAGTGAAGGGATAAGGGTGAGAGAGATGTGTGGCCAGGGCCTGGAACCCATCTGAAGCATTGGCCACTGTTGGAAACAAGAGAGGTGATCACACTGTGAGGGGACTTCACGGGACAGAGGCAGTTGCCCAAGTCAGCTGTATGCTTGACACTCACCTAGGATCACAGCCCCGATGAATAAGCTGGTCACCACCCGCAGCAGCCAGAACAGCCTCTGAGTCACAGGGTGGGTGGGTTTAGTAAGATCCTCCTTCTGAGGCCACCCTTCCTCTTTCCACACTTGGGGAGGGACAGGGATTCTACAACCGAGGCCATTTTGTCCATTTAGATCAAAGTAGTTTACACATACTGTTTGATCAATGAATGGGGAACTCTCTGCTAGGGTGCTGACTACGCACTGGGGTCCCTTTCCTGAGTCTGGTGATAGACAGTCTGGATCCCTCACTGTGAGGCTGAGGTCTTTCTGGGGCTTGGGTCTCGGGGGCTGGGTTTGTTTCTTACCGTCTTGCCTCGAATGCCGGGCAGAATGATGATAAAGGTGACCAATGCAGTCAGAAAGATGGTGATGATGACAGACAAGGTGGTGTCCATTGGGAAGGTTGGCTTGGGGTCAGCATAGAAGGGAAATGTGTGTCCAAAAGCAGCCATTTTGGTAGGGGTGTGCAGGGGAGGTGGTGCTGTAACAATAGACATTTACTGAGTGCCCTCTAGTCATCAGGCATTATTCTTAGTACTAGAGATGCAGTGAAGAGTACACTAGACAGGCCACTTGTCTCTGGAGCTTACCTTTTAATGTCTTCCTACACTCCACTGCCCCTCAAACATCCATGCCCCATCTTTTGACTGTGACAGAATTAAGAACTTGGCAATCAGTCTCTGCTGCCCCATGCTTCCTTCTTAACTCCCTGGTGCCCTAAATCAGTGCCATCATTACCCTTGAGGCTTCTCTGACTATTCTAGGATTGTTTTAAGAaatataattctcttttatttccctcACGCCTGCAGCACAGCAGATAGATCACAGAACATAAAAAAAGTGATATTTACTACCAAGTGAAGCCATAAGGGTAAAAGATGGTATAAAGTACAAAAagattagtttttttttccccctcagtcCCTAAAGGAGCAAAAGGCCAAAGAGCTCTGCTAAGTATGTAACCCAACTACATCATCAGATGACCGATTCCTAGACCTGGCATGGCCCGTATCAGCCTGGCCAACTTTCTTAAGCACCCTGGCTCTTGTTCTGGTGAATCCAGAACACCCAAGCTTGAGTTCACCTGAATAAGTACTGAAGGAGCACCTGCCCTCCAGTGGGCACAGTGCTGGGGCCAGGTGTCCTTCCAATGCATACCTCACCCCACTGTCCCTTCTCTTTGATTCAAATTCCCAGGCCATGTTCCAGCTTGAACACTGGTTTTGGTTTTCTCTGCCTGTCCCCTGACCTCAGAGCTTGTTTGACTCTAGTTTGTTCCTTTGTAGACAGGATATTGGGGGAATGGCCCCTGAACTTCCCACATTTACTTAGATCTCAGACAGAATTGGTTGCAAGATGCACTATTACTTCATGtaccttcaagaaaaaaaaaaaaggactgccaTTTAAACTGGGCCAGCCACTGTTGATAAGACACACCCCAATTTCAGAGATGtcaaaatgtgaaagaaagagaagcacCTTAGAAATAATGATCCAAGTTCTGCTCAGTTTGCTAAGTGTGATCTGTACTGAATTTGCTGAGGAGGACTGGAAAGAAGAGAAATGCCAATTTCTTTGGGATgggaaagttgaacacttcagAAGAAAGCAAAAACTGAGGCTCCAAGGTTATATGACTTGTCCAAAGGACAGGATTAAAAGTTAAGgctagggccaggcatggtggttcaggccggtaattccagctactcaagaaagTGGTAGAGATAGGAGGCTTGTGGttgaaggccagtctgagcaaaaaagttagcaagaccctctctcaaaaaggGCTATAGGGggagtttttgctcccatttcctgtattgggggcaggaaatgttctctcttttttccatttctccccacttttatcctgttatactaatttttttcctgataaactttactattttttttactaCAAGAAAAGAGCTAGAGAGGCTCCATAATTTAATCTGCTCACACAGCATCTTGTTAAGCGATATGGTGAAAGAATAAGCTTTAGCATTAAACAGCTCCATAGGGTTTGAATTTTGCCTCTGCTTCTTGCAACTTACTTGACCTCTACAGAGACCTGGTTTTAGTGAAAATTGCAGATAATAATATCTCCTGCATAAGGTTAGTGTGAGGATGAAATTGATTGTGTATGTGAAGTACTAAGAAAACTACTGGgatcagataagaaaactgatgaGAAAACTTATCCCAGATAAGAAAACTACTGGGATCAGTGAAGCTACCAGGTTGGGGAGAGGGAGCTTTTCATTGCTCTGTTATCTCTTTCTCCAGTCGTTCCTGGATAGACTCCTGGGCTGGAATCAGTTCTGGGTCTAGTTGCAGTTCTTCACTAATAGAACATTGGACAGGTGAAGGTCTCCTGGTCTGTGTTTTTCCCATCAGCAGTTGAATATGATGATCACCAGGTTCCTTCTAGTTCTGCACCAAGCTTCCCCTACAATTCATCTTAGCTCCCAACATGCCACTCTACTAAGCTGGTTACCTTTTGTACTGTTTCAGAGGGGTAGCATGGTGTCAggcaaagagacagagagatagctTTAACCTTTTCTTCTAAAcagatactgaggtttgaatttaaggTCTCGTGATTGCTAGTCAAtgactgtaccacttgaaccatgtcccctgtgatttttttgctttagttttttttttcccaaataggatctcatgcttttgcctaggactggcctctaaccatgatcctgctACCTCTGTtttgagtagctgaaattacaggcattgccaccatgcccagctttatttttgaaataggatcttgctaatatttttgcctggactggtcttgaaccatgattctcctatcttcctctcttgagtagctggaactataggcatgtaccactatgcctagctctAAAGCTTTAACTTTTAATCCTTTCTTTTGAGTAAGTCACATAATCTTGGAGTctcagggttttttgttgttttggtttttttggtctcagtTTTAACatgaagttttttctttcttcttaaatgtTCAACTCTCTCATCCCAGAGGAATAgctgtctctcttctctccagTTCTTCAAATCCATTGTCCTGGGCTCTACCCCACTCCCATCTGCTTCTCCATTACTTTTGTCATCATTTATCCTCATGCCCCTTCATGCTTTCAAGCTTCTCTTTCTCTACTATCTCCTTCTCTCAAATTTCTCTCTTCTTAAGAACATAGagaagccaggtactggtggctcacacctgtaatcctagctattcaggaggcagagattaggaggatcacagttcaaggctagcctgggcaaaaagtgagaccctatctcaaaaacacccaacacacacacacacacacacacacacacacatacacacacacacgaacacagagcaaagaaatctctcttaATCTTCTGGTTCCCCTCCAGCTACTGCCCATCCTGCTCTCTCTTTTTCACAGCTGGTCTATGTTGGTTTTTTCACTACCTTGTCTCCTCAACCCATTGCAATATAACTTTTCCTATACTTGCCTTTTACATTGGGTCACTAAGTAAGAAATCCAAAGGGAAATTCTCACTTTCCATCCTTCTTGAACTTTCTGGGGGTATCGGATACTGCAGAACACACCTTCTTTCTTTAGAGTTCTACTTCTTATATCTCCTGACCCCATGTTCTTCTGGGTCTCCTACCTTTGGCCATTCCCATCTTGGCTCTTCTGTCAGTTCTTCCTCCATATTAAATGTGTATGATCCCCAGGATCCCCTCCTGACTCTTGTCTTTTAGATGATTGAAGGCTTCCTGGACATATCATCCATTCCTATGGCTAATAGTCCTCAATGAATTTGCTGGGTACCAAACTCAAAAGGACCCACTAAATCATGGGTATGTTCTCTTGAACGTTCCTTTGATGCCTCAAATTCCCCAATGGAATTCACTGTCCTTAatctatttttattctgttttctttgtccctTTGGCAGTATCACCACTCATGAATCAAATAAGCCAGAACCAGAACCATCTTAACCTCccaaatatttcttgaaattatCCTAGCATTTCCTTTCCTACTGTCTCCGCCCTAATTCAGACTCATTTTCTCTTGCATGGTACcaaaatgatttttctaaaaaGCAAATGTAACTATTTCACTTCTTTGTTCTGGGTACTATCTAATGTTACTGTCACAGAATAGAGTGCTTTGTGATCTGGTATCCATCCTTACCTCTCCGTCTCCAttctacttcttctttttttttggcagtacttgggttcgaactcaggaccttccacttgctaggcaggcactctaccacttgagccccatctCCAGCCTCGATCTCCCTTCTTTGTGCAGCCTAATCTATAGCCATACTGAACTACTAGCCTCTCCATGAGTTGGACATGCTCTTTCTAGCTTTCTGACTTTGTATATGCTATTTCCTGGACCTGGAATGCTCTGCTTCCTTGGCAAATGCCTTTTCACACTCCAAGTCTCAGTGTTTTACCTCTTCTGTGAAGTTTCCTCTGGTGCAATTGGGCCAATGTTAACATTCCCTACTCTCTGCATTCTAACTGCATTTTGAGCACATCTCCATGATCACAAAAATTACACTGTACTCTAATTGTCTGAACATCTGTCTTACCATTAGATGCTAATCTCCTTGCGGGCAGGGACTTAATCTTTGCATCTTTTCATCCTGCATATGTAGCATATACTAATTAAACTCTGAATCAAATCAATGAATGTGAATGATTTTTTCCCACAGGTTGGCTTTTGATTTCTTACACAAGAGGGAGCTATTTGCTGTCATTGCCCATACTGCGCTCTCACATTAAGTATCACCAAAACAAGGCAAGAAGGGCTTTAACTAACCCTCTCAATggttagtgatttaaaaaaaaaattctcagaaagGCTTTTGCAGTAGTTGAAGTCTCCAAAACCAGCAAAGGCCTAAGCATGAATGTTCATGTTTAACTGAATATAAAACATACTGGCTGAAAATGTGGAATTAAGAGTTtgttaatgaaattattttataaaatatatgatagTGACATTTATGTTAAAGCCAATGTGTTTTgatgtaataatttttatttatgacaCCTAGTCTGAAGCcattatattttttatgaaaGTTTATAAGAGGAAGGGCCATTAAAAAAGTAGAATATCTTGGTTAATAAGATATGAAGATAAAACAAAGTTGTTAATAGCAAGAACCCATGTTATATGCTGgagtttcaaaaacaaatatttgcaatctaagaaaataacaaatagtgCAATACATTTTGTTTGGGATTACGTATTTAGTATTATTCCTGCATGTATTTTAATGAGAGgttataaaaaattttacaagAATGGCTCATCTCTATTAACAGGCTTCAAAGTAACACTAACAAAAGATTTTCTGTATCTTAAGTACAGAATGACAGAACTTATTTCCAGTTctccaaaatatttattaaagatgactaaagtaaaaaaggcagttgctgagccaggtgtggtggtacaggcctataatcccagcactcaggaggctgaggcaggaggaatgagagtttgagaccagcttggtcTACTTAGTGAGAAcctattacaaaagaaaacaaccagCTGGTGAATAAAATTTGCCTTTCTTAATCTCTTCTGGTTCAATTTCAAGACTCAGGTCTTCCTTAATCTGCATTGCctaatttaaagttaatttttatggTCCTGATCATAATTTGGTTTTCATTCTTTAGCAGGGTGCCTTCATGAGGAGGTGGATCTGAAATAAAACATTCCCAGAAATCCTGTTCTTCTTACAAAGCTTGTGTTTCTCTGGTGACCATCTTTCTCTCTGGCTTGACAAGTAGGGTCTGACCATGGAATTGGTTCTAATCTGACAAAATCTCATGTCAATATTAACTTGACCTACTTATCCTCTAGTTTACCACCGTGACTGGTATATATACAGTGTGTACTGATATAAATAGCAGATACGAGATACAAAGATACAGTCTTGAAGAAAACTCAGCTTAGTACAAGCTCCAGTCTTCTGTGTGCTTTGGTATTTCTCTGTGGCCTCTTTTGTAGTTTGAACCCACAGAGTAAGGGGTACAATTCTCTAGCAAGGGAGAGTGGCCTAAAATTGCCAAGCGCTCTGATCGTGATGGGTTATTTCTCTGTTCCAGGTAGCCTCCATTAAAAGTTTACAGTTCTGGCTGGCTAAGGGGACCCTTTCAGAAATTCCTGTCTTAGTTTTT
This window harbors:
- the Duoxa1 gene encoding dual oxidase maturation factor 1, encoding MAAFGHTFPFYADPKPTFPMDTTLSVIITIFLTALVTFIIILPGIRGKTRLFWLLRVVTSLFIGAVILAVNFSSEWSVGQVSTNTSYKAFSSERISANVGLQVGLGGVNITLTGIPVHQLNETINYNEEFTWHLGGNYAEEYTKALEKGLPDPVLYLAEKFTPRSPCGLYNQYRLAGHYSSAMLWVAFLCWLLANVMLSMPVLIYGGHMLLAAGIFQLLALLFFSMATSFSAHCPLRLGTAVLRTHHGPAFWITLTTGLLCVLLGLVMVVAHRMQPHRLKAFFNQSAEDLTLKWSPEEGELLSPRYRFMAESPEPQDIPLSETSSEVCCKEKHPKDSDCAL